One Polaribacter sp. SA4-12 genomic window carries:
- the alaS gene encoding alanine--tRNA ligase has translation MKSQDIRATFLNFYKEKGHLIVPSAPMVTKDDPTLMFVNAGMVPFKEYFLGNGKPNNNRISDSQKCLRVSGKHNDLEEVGYDTYHHTLFEMLGNWSFGDYFKKEAISWAWELLTEVYKIDKDILYVTVFEGSDDADNLDMDTEASDIWKQYISEDRILKGNKKDNFWEMGEQGPCGPCSEIHVDIRSAEEKAKVDGRTLINEDHPHVVEIWNLVFMQYNRKANGTLEDLPNKHIDTGMGFERLCMVMQNVKSNYDTDVFTPIIREIETITHVKYGENLEQDIAIRVISDHVRAVAFSIADGQLPSNTGAGYVIRRILRRAVRYGFTFLNKKEPFIYRLVDVLSKKMGVAFPELKAQSQLIENVIKEEETSFLRTLDQGLLLLDRIIENTSGNEVSGDKAFELYDTYGFPIDLTSLILSEKGLNLDEKGFETELQKQKKRSRAASEMSTEDWTILTDDAIEEFIGYDSLEANVKITRYRKVTSKKDGEMYQLVFNLTPFYPEGGGQVGDKGYLETTQGDVLYILDTKKENNVIIHFTKNMPKYINETFKALVDKKQRSRTECNHTATHLLHQALREVLGTHVEQKGSAVHSKYLRFDFSHFSKLTVDELREIENFVNRRIEGKIALEESRNIPMEKAISDGAMALFGEKYGDTVRAIKFGKSIELCGGTHVKNTSDIWHFKIKSEGAVASGIRRIEAITNDAVKDFYFENNRSLFEIKDLLNNTKEPVKAVQKLQDENASLQKQIEQLLKDKAQNLTGELKNQLQEINGVQFLATKIDLDANGIKNLAFSIGKEHKNLFLLFATAPSKEKAMLTCYISKELANERGYDAGKVVRELGKLIHGGGGGQNFFATAGGKNPGGIPKALDRAKDYLV, from the coding sequence ATGAAATCACAAGATATTCGCGCTACTTTTTTAAATTTTTATAAAGAAAAAGGACATTTAATTGTTCCTTCTGCTCCAATGGTAACAAAGGATGACCCAACGTTAATGTTTGTAAACGCAGGAATGGTTCCTTTTAAAGAATATTTTTTAGGAAACGGTAAACCAAATAATAACAGAATATCAGATTCTCAAAAATGTTTGCGTGTTTCTGGTAAACATAACGATTTAGAAGAAGTTGGTTATGACACCTATCATCATACATTATTTGAAATGTTAGGAAACTGGTCTTTCGGCGATTACTTTAAGAAAGAAGCAATTTCTTGGGCTTGGGAGCTATTAACTGAAGTTTATAAGATTGATAAAGATATTTTATATGTAACTGTTTTTGAAGGATCTGATGATGCTGATAATTTAGATATGGATACAGAAGCTTCTGATATTTGGAAACAATATATTTCTGAAGACCGTATTTTAAAAGGAAATAAGAAAGATAATTTCTGGGAAATGGGTGAACAAGGACCCTGTGGACCTTGCTCTGAAATTCATGTTGATATTCGTTCTGCAGAAGAAAAAGCGAAAGTTGATGGAAGAACTTTAATTAATGAAGATCATCCTCATGTTGTAGAAATATGGAACTTAGTTTTTATGCAATACAATAGAAAAGCAAATGGAACTTTAGAAGATTTACCAAACAAACATATTGATACAGGAATGGGTTTTGAGCGTTTATGTATGGTTATGCAAAACGTAAAATCTAATTATGATACAGATGTTTTTACACCTATAATTAGAGAAATTGAAACAATTACCCATGTAAAATATGGTGAAAATTTAGAACAAGATATTGCAATTCGTGTAATTTCTGATCACGTTAGAGCAGTTGCTTTTTCTATTGCAGACGGACAATTACCAAGCAATACTGGTGCTGGTTATGTAATTAGAAGAATATTAAGAAGGGCTGTTCGTTATGGTTTTACGTTCTTAAACAAAAAAGAACCTTTTATTTATAGATTGGTTGATGTTTTAAGTAAAAAAATGGGCGTTGCTTTTCCTGAATTAAAAGCTCAAAGTCAATTAATAGAAAATGTTATAAAGGAAGAAGAAACTTCTTTCTTAAGAACTTTAGACCAAGGTTTATTATTATTAGATAGAATTATAGAAAACACTTCTGGTAATGAAGTTTCTGGTGATAAAGCTTTTGAATTATATGACACATATGGTTTTCCTATCGATTTAACATCTTTAATTCTTTCTGAAAAAGGATTAAATTTAGATGAAAAAGGATTTGAAACTGAACTTCAAAAACAAAAAAAGAGATCTAGAGCTGCAAGTGAAATGTCTACCGAAGATTGGACTATTTTAACTGATGACGCAATAGAAGAATTTATAGGTTATGATTCTTTAGAAGCAAATGTAAAAATTACTCGATACAGAAAAGTTACTTCTAAAAAAGATGGAGAAATGTATCAACTAGTTTTTAATTTAACTCCTTTTTACCCAGAAGGTGGAGGACAAGTTGGAGACAAAGGGTATCTAGAAACAACTCAAGGAGACGTTCTTTATATATTAGACACTAAGAAAGAGAATAATGTTATTATTCACTTTACTAAAAATATGCCTAAATATATTAACGAAACATTTAAAGCTTTAGTTGACAAAAAACAACGTTCTAGAACAGAATGTAATCATACAGCAACACATTTATTACACCAAGCTTTAAGAGAAGTTTTAGGAACTCATGTAGAACAAAAAGGGTCTGCTGTTCATTCTAAATATTTACGTTTTGATTTTTCACATTTCTCTAAATTAACTGTGGATGAATTACGTGAAATAGAAAACTTTGTAAATAGAAGAATTGAGGGTAAAATTGCCTTAGAAGAAAGTAGAAATATCCCGATGGAAAAAGCAATTTCCGATGGTGCAATGGCTTTATTTGGAGAAAAATATGGAGATACTGTAAGAGCTATAAAATTTGGAAAATCTATTGAACTTTGTGGAGGAACACATGTAAAAAACACAAGTGATATTTGGCATTTTAAAATTAAGTCTGAAGGAGCTGTAGCATCTGGAATTAGAAGAATTGAAGCAATTACAAATGATGCTGTAAAAGATTTTTATTTCGAAAACAACAGGTCTTTATTTGAAATTAAAGATTTACTAAATAACACAAAAGAGCCTGTAAAAGCAGTTCAGAAGTTACAAGATGAAAACGCTTCTTTACAGAAACAAATTGAGCAATTATTAAAAGATAAAGCTCAGAATTTAACTGGAGAATTAAAAAATCAATTGCAAGAAATAAACGGCGTTCAATTTTTAGCTACAAAAATAGATTTAGACGCAAACGGAATTAAAAACCTAGCTTTTTCAATCGGTAAAGAACATAAAAACTTATTCTTATTATTTGCGACTGCTCCTTCAAAAGAAAAAGCAATGTTAACTTGTTATATTTCTAAAGAATTAGCAAACGAACGTGGTTATGATGCAGGAAAAGTAGTAAGAGAACTAGGAAAACTGATTCACGGTGGTGGTGGTGGACAAAATTTCTTTGCAACTGCTGGAGGAAAAAACCCTGGAGGAATTCCTAAAGCTTTAGATAGAGCTAAGGATTATTTGGTATAA
- a CDS encoding rhodanese-like domain-containing protein, producing the protein MGLFNLFRRKNMGEEIKEYLAKGAIVLDVRTKQEWDEGHTEGAEHIVLTVIPLEIEKIKSWKKPIIAVCRSGARSGQATQFLANNGVDVINGGPWGNVDQYVSNK; encoded by the coding sequence ATGGGTTTATTTAACTTATTTAGAAGAAAAAATATGGGCGAAGAAATTAAAGAATATTTAGCAAAAGGAGCAATTGTCTTAGATGTAAGAACTAAGCAAGAGTGGGATGAAGGGCATACAGAAGGAGCAGAACACATTGTTTTAACAGTAATTCCTTTAGAAATAGAGAAAATAAAATCTTGGAAAAAACCTATTATTGCGGTTTGTAGAAGCGGGGCTAGAAGTGGTCAGGCAACTCAATTTTTAGCAAATAATGGTGTAGATGTTATTAATGGCGGTCCTTGGGGGAATGTAGATCAATACGTTTCTAACAAATAA
- a CDS encoding GSCFA domain-containing protein, translated as MQLQTIIPLKKEIRNPIDYNSKLLLLGSCFSENIGDKLNYFKFQTNQNPFGILFHPKAIENLITNAINEKEYVSEDLIFQNERWHCFDAHSHLSSPNKNELLDNLNSAISATNKQLKEATHIIITLGTSWVYRFIETDTVVANCHKIPQKKFLKELLSVDEIIESLEATIALLKYVNKDVNVLFTVSPIRHLKDGFLENTQSKSHLITAIHSILNTDDVSYFPSYEIMMDELRDYRFYAEDMVHPNKTAINYIWERFIEIWISENSKPTMQEVETIQKGISHRPFNENSEQHQKFLKNLDSKISKIQSKLPFIKF; from the coding sequence ATGCAGCTTCAGACAATAATTCCCTTAAAAAAAGAAATAAGAAACCCAATAGATTACAATTCTAAGCTTCTTTTGTTAGGCTCATGTTTTTCTGAAAATATTGGTGATAAACTAAATTATTTTAAGTTTCAAACCAATCAAAATCCATTTGGAATTTTATTTCATCCAAAGGCAATAGAGAACCTTATTACTAATGCTATCAATGAAAAAGAATATGTATCTGAAGATTTAATATTCCAAAATGAACGCTGGCATTGTTTTGATGCGCATTCTCATTTAAGTTCTCCTAATAAAAACGAGCTTTTAGATAATTTAAATTCAGCGATATCAGCTACCAATAAACAACTAAAAGAAGCAACCCATATTATAATTACATTAGGGACTTCTTGGGTGTATCGTTTTATTGAAACAGACACAGTTGTTGCTAATTGCCATAAAATTCCACAGAAAAAATTCTTAAAAGAGTTGCTTTCTGTTGATGAAATTATTGAAAGTTTAGAAGCTACTATTGCACTTTTAAAATATGTAAACAAAGACGTAAATGTACTTTTTACAGTTTCTCCAATAAGACATTTAAAAGATGGCTTTTTAGAAAACACACAAAGTAAATCACATTTAATTACAGCAATTCATTCAATTCTTAATACAGATGATGTCTCTTATTTTCCTTCTTATGAAATTATGATGGATGAATTACGAGATTATCGTTTTTATGCAGAAGATATGGTTCATCCGAACAAAACTGCCATAAATTACATTTGGGAGCGATTTATTGAAATTTGGATTTCTGAAAACTCAAAACCAACAATGCAAGAGGTAGAAACGATTCAGAAAGGAATTTCTCACAGACCTTTTAACGAAAATTCTGAGCAACATCAGAAATTTTTAAAGAACTTAGACTCAAAAATCAGTAAAATCCAATCTAAATTACCTTTCATAAAATTTTAA
- a CDS encoding M23 family metallopeptidase, which produces MAKVKYYYDADTLSYRKITVKKGDYYKKSVFGVLAAFLIAFIGFIVFSQFIMSPNERAQKRELENLNLHYELLSKRMEESSSILTQLQQRDNTIYRTYFEANPIPDEQRKAGFGGVNRYKYLDGFDNSTMITKLTKEVDVLSKQLVVQSKSLDEIVVLAKEKEKMLASIPAILPVKIKDLTRMASGYKWRMHPILKIRKFHKGMDFTAPTGTPIFASGNGKVIRAQRSATFGNVVYIDHGYGYKTIYAHMSKIKARKGQSVKRGDLIGFVGNTGRSVSAHLHYEVHKNDRALNPINFYYGDLTPEEFAAMQKAAEEEGQSYD; this is translated from the coding sequence ATGGCAAAAGTAAAATATTATTACGATGCAGACACGCTTTCTTACAGGAAAATTACTGTAAAGAAGGGTGATTACTATAAGAAAAGTGTTTTCGGAGTTTTAGCAGCATTCTTAATTGCTTTCATAGGTTTTATTGTTTTTAGTCAATTTATAATGTCTCCTAATGAGCGAGCGCAAAAAAGAGAGCTAGAAAACTTAAACTTGCATTACGAGTTACTTTCTAAAAGAATGGAAGAAAGTTCGTCCATCTTAACACAACTTCAACAAAGAGATAATACTATTTATAGAACTTATTTTGAAGCAAATCCAATTCCTGATGAGCAAAGAAAAGCTGGTTTTGGTGGTGTAAATAGATATAAATATTTAGATGGTTTCGATAATTCAACCATGATAACAAAGTTAACGAAAGAGGTAGATGTACTTTCTAAGCAATTGGTGGTTCAGTCTAAATCTTTGGATGAAATTGTAGTTTTAGCAAAAGAAAAAGAGAAAATGTTGGCTTCAATACCAGCAATTTTACCTGTTAAAATAAAAGATTTAACAAGAATGGCTTCTGGTTATAAATGGAGAATGCATCCAATTTTGAAAATTAGAAAGTTTCATAAAGGAATGGATTTTACAGCACCAACAGGAACACCAATTTTTGCTTCTGGTAATGGAAAAGTAATTAGAGCGCAAAGAAGTGCTACTTTTGGTAATGTTGTTTATATAGATCATGGTTATGGGTATAAAACTATTTATGCACACATGAGTAAAATTAAAGCCAGAAAAGGGCAAAGTGTAAAACGTGGAGATTTAATCGGTTTTGTTGGTAATACTGGGCGTTCTGTTTCCGCACATTTACATTATGAGGTTCACAAGAATGATAGAGCTTTAAACCCTATTAATTTTTATTACGGAGATTTAACTCCAGAAGAGTTTGCTGCAATGCAAAAAGCAGCGGAAGAAGAAGGTCAGTCTTACGACTAA